In the genome of Notamacropus eugenii isolate mMacEug1 chromosome 5, mMacEug1.pri_v2, whole genome shotgun sequence, one region contains:
- the NAPSA gene encoding napsin-A isoform X2, whose product MYLCQELLLLVLRSSMVASLIRVPLHRVPDSPGALHALRGWRTPQDPMLEDRPIVELLSNYLDAQYYGEIGLGTPPQNFSVIFDTGSSNFWVPSRRCNFFSLGCWFHHRYDPKASSSFRPNGTQFSIRYGTGRLDGILSEDVLTIGGVGGAPLVFGEALWEPSLAFALAHFDGILGLGFPALAVAGVQPPLDTLMELGLLDQPVFSFYLNRDPEAALGGEVILGGSDPALYIPPLTFLPVTRPVYWQIQMDRVTVGHSLTLCPNGCAAILDTGTSLITGPSKEIGALHKLIGGFPLLAGEYLIPCERLPDLPSISFLLGGVWFNLTAQDYVLQLASGRTRFCLSGFLALDVPPPAGPFWILGDVFLGPHVAVFDRGAARVGLARARGAPRDP is encoded by the exons ATGTACCTGTGTCAGGAGCTGCTTTTGCTGGTGCTTCGGAGCTCCATGGTGGCTTCCCTCATCAG GGTCCCCCTGCACAGGGTTCCAGACTCCCCTGGTGCCCTCCATGCACTGAGGGGCTGGAGGACCCCCCAGGACCCTATGCTGGAGGACAGGCCCATTGTTGAGCTGCTTTCCAACTACTTGGAC GCTCAGTATTACGGGGAGATAGGGCTGGGGACTCCGCCCCAAAACTTCTCCGTCATCTTTGACACTGGCTCCTCCAACTTCTGGGTCCCGTCTCGACGCTGCAACTTTTTCAGCCTGGGCTGCT GGTTCCACCATCGATATGACCCCAAGGCTTCCAGTTCTTTCCGACCTAATGGGACCCAATTCTCTATCCGCTATGGGACAGGGCGGCTGGATGGCATTCTGAGTGAGGATGTGCTGACT ATTGGAGGTGTTGGGGGGGCCCCTCTAGTTTTTGGGGAGGCCTTATGGGAGCCAAGCCTGGCCTTTGCGCTTGCCCACTTCGATGGGATCCTCGGCTTGGGCTTTCCAGCTCTGGCCGTGGCCGGAGTGCAGCCTCCGCTGGACACGCTGATGGAGCTGGGGCTGCTGGACCAGCCTGTCTTCTCCTTCTACCTCAACAG GGACCCTGAAGCAGCCCTGGGTGGAGAAGTGATTCTAGGAGGCTCAGATCCAGCTCTCTACATCCCCCCCCTTACCTTCCTACCCGTCACCCGGCCAGTCTACTGGCAGATCCAAATGGACAG ggTGACTGTGGGCCACTCCCTGACTCTGTGCCCTAACGGCTGTGCCGCTATTCTGGACACGGGCACTTCGCTCATCACGGGGCCCTCCAAGGAGATCGGGGCGCTGCACAAACTCATTGGCGGCTTCCCGTTGCTAgctggggag TATCTGATCCCCTGTGAACGACTCCCTGACCTCCCATCCATCTCCTTCCTGCTCGGTGGTGTCTGGTTCAACCTGACCGCCCAAGATTATGTCCTTCAG CTGGCCAGCGGCCGCACCCGCTTCTGTCTGTCTGGCTTCTTGGCGCTGGACGTGCCACCGCCCGCGGGCCCGTTCTGGATCCTCGGCGACGTCTTCTTAGGGCCGCATGTGGCTGTGTTCGACCGGGGGGCAGCCCGCGTGGGGCTTGCGCGGGCACGAGGGGCCCCCCGAGACCCTTGA
- the NAPSA gene encoding napsin-A isoform X1, whose translation MYLCQELLLLVLRSSMVASLIRVPLHRVPDSPGALHALRGWRTPQDPMLEDRPIVELLSNYLDQAQYYGEIGLGTPPQNFSVIFDTGSSNFWVPSRRCNFFSLGCWFHHRYDPKASSSFRPNGTQFSIRYGTGRLDGILSEDVLTIGGVGGAPLVFGEALWEPSLAFALAHFDGILGLGFPALAVAGVQPPLDTLMELGLLDQPVFSFYLNRDPEAALGGEVILGGSDPALYIPPLTFLPVTRPVYWQIQMDRVTVGHSLTLCPNGCAAILDTGTSLITGPSKEIGALHKLIGGFPLLAGEYLIPCERLPDLPSISFLLGGVWFNLTAQDYVLQLASGRTRFCLSGFLALDVPPPAGPFWILGDVFLGPHVAVFDRGAARVGLARARGAPRDP comes from the exons ATGTACCTGTGTCAGGAGCTGCTTTTGCTGGTGCTTCGGAGCTCCATGGTGGCTTCCCTCATCAG GGTCCCCCTGCACAGGGTTCCAGACTCCCCTGGTGCCCTCCATGCACTGAGGGGCTGGAGGACCCCCCAGGACCCTATGCTGGAGGACAGGCCCATTGTTGAGCTGCTTTCCAACTACTTGGAC CAGGCTCAGTATTACGGGGAGATAGGGCTGGGGACTCCGCCCCAAAACTTCTCCGTCATCTTTGACACTGGCTCCTCCAACTTCTGGGTCCCGTCTCGACGCTGCAACTTTTTCAGCCTGGGCTGCT GGTTCCACCATCGATATGACCCCAAGGCTTCCAGTTCTTTCCGACCTAATGGGACCCAATTCTCTATCCGCTATGGGACAGGGCGGCTGGATGGCATTCTGAGTGAGGATGTGCTGACT ATTGGAGGTGTTGGGGGGGCCCCTCTAGTTTTTGGGGAGGCCTTATGGGAGCCAAGCCTGGCCTTTGCGCTTGCCCACTTCGATGGGATCCTCGGCTTGGGCTTTCCAGCTCTGGCCGTGGCCGGAGTGCAGCCTCCGCTGGACACGCTGATGGAGCTGGGGCTGCTGGACCAGCCTGTCTTCTCCTTCTACCTCAACAG GGACCCTGAAGCAGCCCTGGGTGGAGAAGTGATTCTAGGAGGCTCAGATCCAGCTCTCTACATCCCCCCCCTTACCTTCCTACCCGTCACCCGGCCAGTCTACTGGCAGATCCAAATGGACAG ggTGACTGTGGGCCACTCCCTGACTCTGTGCCCTAACGGCTGTGCCGCTATTCTGGACACGGGCACTTCGCTCATCACGGGGCCCTCCAAGGAGATCGGGGCGCTGCACAAACTCATTGGCGGCTTCCCGTTGCTAgctggggag TATCTGATCCCCTGTGAACGACTCCCTGACCTCCCATCCATCTCCTTCCTGCTCGGTGGTGTCTGGTTCAACCTGACCGCCCAAGATTATGTCCTTCAG CTGGCCAGCGGCCGCACCCGCTTCTGTCTGTCTGGCTTCTTGGCGCTGGACGTGCCACCGCCCGCGGGCCCGTTCTGGATCCTCGGCGACGTCTTCTTAGGGCCGCATGTGGCTGTGTTCGACCGGGGGGCAGCCCGCGTGGGGCTTGCGCGGGCACGAGGGGCCCCCCGAGACCCTTGA